One Festucalex cinctus isolate MCC-2025b chromosome 1, RoL_Fcin_1.0, whole genome shotgun sequence genomic region harbors:
- the metap1d gene encoding methionine aminopeptidase 1D, mitochondrial isoform X5, whose protein sequence is MSWVGRCLSTSVQRVSHGATVSPTSPLLLEKVDEISLTQCSSSGYCQACLRHTQEQIEGLARACQLARRVLLLAGQSLKVGMTTDEIDFIVHQETIQHNAYPSPLGYGGFPKSVCTSVNNVVCHGIPDSRPLQDGDIINIDVTVYLDGYHGDTSETFFVGEADEVGRRLVETARRCRDDAIAACKPGAELCVIGNTISEIAHANGFRVCPYFIGHGIGSSFHCYPEIWHHANDNDMTMDEGMAFTIEPILMEGCSEFKILKDKWTAVSTDDKRSAQFEHTVVITSDGVKILTKLPEEDSHC, encoded by the exons ATGTCATG GGTTGGCAGGTGTCTTTCGACGAGTGTGCAGCGGGTCTCCCACGGCGCGACTGTGTCACCCACATCGCCTCTTCTTCTGGAGAAAGTGGATGAAATCTCACTCACACAGTGTAGTTCGTCCGGCTACTGTCAGGCCTGCCTACGCCATACCCAAG agCAAATCGAAGGCCTCGCCAGAGCATGCCAGCTAGCTCGACGTGTGCTGCTGCTAGCCGGGCAAAGTCTGAAG GTTGGTATGACAACGGATGAAATAGATTTCATTGTACACCAGGAGACGATCCAGCACAACGCATACCCCTCCCCTCTCGGGTACGGAGGTTTCCCGAAATCGGTTTGTACTTCAGTCAACAACGTGGTGTGTCATGGCATACCTGACAG TCGTCCGCTTCAAGATGGCGACATCATCAACATTGACGTCACT GTGTATTTGGACGGTTACCACGGCGACACGTCGGAGACCTTCTTCGTCGGCGAGGCGGACGAGGTCGGGCGGCGCCTGGTGGAAACGGCGAGGCGTTGCAGAGACGACGCCATCGCCGCCTGCAAGCCGGGTGCGGAGCTTTGCGTTATCGGGAACACGATCAG TGAAATAGCCCACGCGAACGGATTCCGAGTGTGTCCTTATTTCATTGGACACGGAATCGGCTCCAGCTTTCATTGTTATCCTGAGATCTGGCACCATG CCAATGACAATGACATGACCATGGATGAGGGGATGGCGTTCACAATAG AACCCATATTGATGGAGGGGTGTTCGGAGTTTAAAATCCTGAAGGATAAGTGGACAGCGGTGTCTACAGACGATAAAAG ATCGGCTCAGTTTGAACACACGGTCGTGATCACGTCTGACGGAGTGAAAATTCTCACCAAATTGCCAGAAGAGGACAGTCATTGTTGA
- the metap1d gene encoding methionine aminopeptidase 1D, mitochondrial isoform X2 — MPGGTTVLRLAHDLRTCASCFVGIFRRLSTRGDKTTCHGLAGVFRRVCSGSPTARLCHPHRLFFWRKWMKSHSHSVVRPATVRPAYAIPKHIERPDYVGTGLVPEWPDYIEIKNAEQIEGLARACQLARRVLLLAGQSLKVGMTTDEIDFIVHQETIQHNAYPSPLGYGGFPKSVCTSVNNVVCHGIPDSRPLQDGDIINIDVTVYLDGYHGDTSETFFVGEADEVGRRLVETARRCRDDAIAACKPGAELCVIGNTISEIAHANGFRVCPYFIGHGIGSSFHCYPEIWHHANDNDMTMDEGMAFTIEPILMEGCSEFKILKDKWTAVSTDDKRSAQFEHTVVITSDGVKILTKLPEEDSHC, encoded by the exons ATGCCCGGTGGAACAACCGTCTTACGTTTAGCACACGACCTTCGCACGTGTGCTAGTTGTTTTGTAGGCATCTTCCGCCGGCTGAGCACACGAGGAGATAAAACAACATGTCATG GGTTGGCAGGTGTCTTTCGACGAGTGTGCAGCGGGTCTCCCACGGCGCGACTGTGTCACCCACATCGCCTCTTCTTCTGGAGAAAGTGGATGAAATCTCACTCACACAGTGTAGTTCGTCCGGCTACTGTCAGGCCTGCCTACGCCATACCCAAG CACATCGAACGGCCGGATTACGTTGGCACCGGACTGGTTCCGGAATGGCCCGACTATatcgaaataaaaaatgcagagCAAATCGAAGGCCTCGCCAGAGCATGCCAGCTAGCTCGACGTGTGCTGCTGCTAGCCGGGCAAAGTCTGAAG GTTGGTATGACAACGGATGAAATAGATTTCATTGTACACCAGGAGACGATCCAGCACAACGCATACCCCTCCCCTCTCGGGTACGGAGGTTTCCCGAAATCGGTTTGTACTTCAGTCAACAACGTGGTGTGTCATGGCATACCTGACAG TCGTCCGCTTCAAGATGGCGACATCATCAACATTGACGTCACT GTGTATTTGGACGGTTACCACGGCGACACGTCGGAGACCTTCTTCGTCGGCGAGGCGGACGAGGTCGGGCGGCGCCTGGTGGAAACGGCGAGGCGTTGCAGAGACGACGCCATCGCCGCCTGCAAGCCGGGTGCGGAGCTTTGCGTTATCGGGAACACGATCAG TGAAATAGCCCACGCGAACGGATTCCGAGTGTGTCCTTATTTCATTGGACACGGAATCGGCTCCAGCTTTCATTGTTATCCTGAGATCTGGCACCATG CCAATGACAATGACATGACCATGGATGAGGGGATGGCGTTCACAATAG AACCCATATTGATGGAGGGGTGTTCGGAGTTTAAAATCCTGAAGGATAAGTGGACAGCGGTGTCTACAGACGATAAAAG ATCGGCTCAGTTTGAACACACGGTCGTGATCACGTCTGACGGAGTGAAAATTCTCACCAAATTGCCAGAAGAGGACAGTCATTGTTGA
- the metap1d gene encoding methionine aminopeptidase 1D, mitochondrial isoform X3 has product MASYRSAGFATRSGLAGVFRRVCSGSPTARLCHPHRLFFWRKWMKSHSHSVVRPATVRPAYAIPKHIERPDYVGTGLVPEWPDYIEIKNAEQIEGLARACQLARRVLLLAGQSLKVGMTTDEIDFIVHQETIQHNAYPSPLGYGGFPKSVCTSVNNVVCHGIPDSRPLQDGDIINIDVTVYLDGYHGDTSETFFVGEADEVGRRLVETARRCRDDAIAACKPGAELCVIGNTISEIAHANGFRVCPYFIGHGIGSSFHCYPEIWHHANDNDMTMDEGMAFTIEPILMEGCSEFKILKDKWTAVSTDDKRSAQFEHTVVITSDGVKILTKLPEEDSHC; this is encoded by the exons ATGGCGTCCTACCGCTCTGCAGGATTTGCGACAAGATCTG GGTTGGCAGGTGTCTTTCGACGAGTGTGCAGCGGGTCTCCCACGGCGCGACTGTGTCACCCACATCGCCTCTTCTTCTGGAGAAAGTGGATGAAATCTCACTCACACAGTGTAGTTCGTCCGGCTACTGTCAGGCCTGCCTACGCCATACCCAAG CACATCGAACGGCCGGATTACGTTGGCACCGGACTGGTTCCGGAATGGCCCGACTATatcgaaataaaaaatgcagagCAAATCGAAGGCCTCGCCAGAGCATGCCAGCTAGCTCGACGTGTGCTGCTGCTAGCCGGGCAAAGTCTGAAG GTTGGTATGACAACGGATGAAATAGATTTCATTGTACACCAGGAGACGATCCAGCACAACGCATACCCCTCCCCTCTCGGGTACGGAGGTTTCCCGAAATCGGTTTGTACTTCAGTCAACAACGTGGTGTGTCATGGCATACCTGACAG TCGTCCGCTTCAAGATGGCGACATCATCAACATTGACGTCACT GTGTATTTGGACGGTTACCACGGCGACACGTCGGAGACCTTCTTCGTCGGCGAGGCGGACGAGGTCGGGCGGCGCCTGGTGGAAACGGCGAGGCGTTGCAGAGACGACGCCATCGCCGCCTGCAAGCCGGGTGCGGAGCTTTGCGTTATCGGGAACACGATCAG TGAAATAGCCCACGCGAACGGATTCCGAGTGTGTCCTTATTTCATTGGACACGGAATCGGCTCCAGCTTTCATTGTTATCCTGAGATCTGGCACCATG CCAATGACAATGACATGACCATGGATGAGGGGATGGCGTTCACAATAG AACCCATATTGATGGAGGGGTGTTCGGAGTTTAAAATCCTGAAGGATAAGTGGACAGCGGTGTCTACAGACGATAAAAG ATCGGCTCAGTTTGAACACACGGTCGTGATCACGTCTGACGGAGTGAAAATTCTCACCAAATTGCCAGAAGAGGACAGTCATTGTTGA
- the metap1d gene encoding methionine aminopeptidase 1D, mitochondrial isoform X1, with product MTTVSRDMTCNGVLPLCRICDKICCFVGIFRRLSTRGDKTTCHGLAGVFRRVCSGSPTARLCHPHRLFFWRKWMKSHSHSVVRPATVRPAYAIPKHIERPDYVGTGLVPEWPDYIEIKNAEQIEGLARACQLARRVLLLAGQSLKVGMTTDEIDFIVHQETIQHNAYPSPLGYGGFPKSVCTSVNNVVCHGIPDSRPLQDGDIINIDVTVYLDGYHGDTSETFFVGEADEVGRRLVETARRCRDDAIAACKPGAELCVIGNTISEIAHANGFRVCPYFIGHGIGSSFHCYPEIWHHANDNDMTMDEGMAFTIEPILMEGCSEFKILKDKWTAVSTDDKRSAQFEHTVVITSDGVKILTKLPEEDSHC from the exons atgactactgtATCACGTGATATGACCTGTAATGGCGTCCTACCGCTCTGCAGGATTTGCGACAAGATCTG TTGTTTTGTAGGCATCTTCCGCCGGCTGAGCACACGAGGAGATAAAACAACATGTCATG GGTTGGCAGGTGTCTTTCGACGAGTGTGCAGCGGGTCTCCCACGGCGCGACTGTGTCACCCACATCGCCTCTTCTTCTGGAGAAAGTGGATGAAATCTCACTCACACAGTGTAGTTCGTCCGGCTACTGTCAGGCCTGCCTACGCCATACCCAAG CACATCGAACGGCCGGATTACGTTGGCACCGGACTGGTTCCGGAATGGCCCGACTATatcgaaataaaaaatgcagagCAAATCGAAGGCCTCGCCAGAGCATGCCAGCTAGCTCGACGTGTGCTGCTGCTAGCCGGGCAAAGTCTGAAG GTTGGTATGACAACGGATGAAATAGATTTCATTGTACACCAGGAGACGATCCAGCACAACGCATACCCCTCCCCTCTCGGGTACGGAGGTTTCCCGAAATCGGTTTGTACTTCAGTCAACAACGTGGTGTGTCATGGCATACCTGACAG TCGTCCGCTTCAAGATGGCGACATCATCAACATTGACGTCACT GTGTATTTGGACGGTTACCACGGCGACACGTCGGAGACCTTCTTCGTCGGCGAGGCGGACGAGGTCGGGCGGCGCCTGGTGGAAACGGCGAGGCGTTGCAGAGACGACGCCATCGCCGCCTGCAAGCCGGGTGCGGAGCTTTGCGTTATCGGGAACACGATCAG TGAAATAGCCCACGCGAACGGATTCCGAGTGTGTCCTTATTTCATTGGACACGGAATCGGCTCCAGCTTTCATTGTTATCCTGAGATCTGGCACCATG CCAATGACAATGACATGACCATGGATGAGGGGATGGCGTTCACAATAG AACCCATATTGATGGAGGGGTGTTCGGAGTTTAAAATCCTGAAGGATAAGTGGACAGCGGTGTCTACAGACGATAAAAG ATCGGCTCAGTTTGAACACACGGTCGTGATCACGTCTGACGGAGTGAAAATTCTCACCAAATTGCCAGAAGAGGACAGTCATTGTTGA
- the metap1d gene encoding methionine aminopeptidase 1D, mitochondrial isoform X4, with product MTTVSRDMTCNGVLPLCRICDKICCFVGIFRRLSTRGDKTTCHGLAGVFRRVCSGSPTARLCHPHRLFFWRKWMKSHSHSVVRPATVRPAYAIPKETIQHNAYPSPLGYGGFPKSVCTSVNNVVCHGIPDSRPLQDGDIINIDVTVYLDGYHGDTSETFFVGEADEVGRRLVETARRCRDDAIAACKPGAELCVIGNTISEIAHANGFRVCPYFIGHGIGSSFHCYPEIWHHANDNDMTMDEGMAFTIEPILMEGCSEFKILKDKWTAVSTDDKRSAQFEHTVVITSDGVKILTKLPEEDSHC from the exons atgactactgtATCACGTGATATGACCTGTAATGGCGTCCTACCGCTCTGCAGGATTTGCGACAAGATCTG TTGTTTTGTAGGCATCTTCCGCCGGCTGAGCACACGAGGAGATAAAACAACATGTCATG GGTTGGCAGGTGTCTTTCGACGAGTGTGCAGCGGGTCTCCCACGGCGCGACTGTGTCACCCACATCGCCTCTTCTTCTGGAGAAAGTGGATGAAATCTCACTCACACAGTGTAGTTCGTCCGGCTACTGTCAGGCCTGCCTACGCCATACCCAAG GAGACGATCCAGCACAACGCATACCCCTCCCCTCTCGGGTACGGAGGTTTCCCGAAATCGGTTTGTACTTCAGTCAACAACGTGGTGTGTCATGGCATACCTGACAG TCGTCCGCTTCAAGATGGCGACATCATCAACATTGACGTCACT GTGTATTTGGACGGTTACCACGGCGACACGTCGGAGACCTTCTTCGTCGGCGAGGCGGACGAGGTCGGGCGGCGCCTGGTGGAAACGGCGAGGCGTTGCAGAGACGACGCCATCGCCGCCTGCAAGCCGGGTGCGGAGCTTTGCGTTATCGGGAACACGATCAG TGAAATAGCCCACGCGAACGGATTCCGAGTGTGTCCTTATTTCATTGGACACGGAATCGGCTCCAGCTTTCATTGTTATCCTGAGATCTGGCACCATG CCAATGACAATGACATGACCATGGATGAGGGGATGGCGTTCACAATAG AACCCATATTGATGGAGGGGTGTTCGGAGTTTAAAATCCTGAAGGATAAGTGGACAGCGGTGTCTACAGACGATAAAAG ATCGGCTCAGTTTGAACACACGGTCGTGATCACGTCTGACGGAGTGAAAATTCTCACCAAATTGCCAGAAGAGGACAGTCATTGTTGA